Sequence from the Castanea sativa cultivar Marrone di Chiusa Pesio chromosome 12, ASM4071231v1 genome:
AGGGAAGTAAGTGTAGCAAAAGACTCTATGGAACTCCCAGCAACCGTCATGTACTTGATGCATCATTTACAGATTCATTAAAAGAGGCAGCCAAGATCTCTGCTAAGCTTGGTTGAGAACTTGACTTGTttgaaaattctgaaactttCGGTCTTTTTGTTATAGGAGATTTTGTAATCCAGGATTTTGGTGAGGTAGGGGTGTTCAAACTATTCACTAAAGCACTCACACTCCTCCATACAACTGGTTCCAAAAGTTTCCATGGGTCTTCTAACATGGACTCATTATAAAACCGCTCTAGTGTCAATAGATGAGCATGAGAACCCCGCCCCCGTCCACTACTCTGTCCCAAACCAGGGCTCATGCTACTTCCATACCAGCGGCCCCCTCCTCTTCCTGAACCAGGGCTAGGACTGCCTCCATGTCTTGAACCAGGGCTTGGACTGTGGCTGACCCAGTGACCCCTGCCTTGCCCAGTATTGAAATGCGGGCTACCTCTTGGTCCAAAGCCAGGGCTTGGAAGATGACCCCCTCTAGATGGATTAGATGGAAACCTATAGTTAGATGGGTTCATTGGTCCATTCCAGACTTCAGGAGTTCGCAGATGCATGGAAAAAGGACTGGCTGTTCCTATTGGGCTTCTATGGGGACCAGAGTTGTAATAAGAACCTTGTGCTTGGTACATCATCTGATTGGGAGAACTGCTTGTCTGGATTTGATGAGCAGGAGGCAGAGTCATTCCAGGGTTCCTTGGTCCTGCTAAATCATAGTAAATGAATATGTTAAGGGATAATGGGACAAGGCATCTCATTGACTATGAACTAAAGCAAAAGAGAAACTTTAGGCGACCAATAATAATCATAAAACATTCTGGGCATTATTGCAATgataaaacaaattataatgCAAGAATCCCATTTTTCACTGACATTAAAAGGATAAGCCTTAAAATAGGATTTAAAAGTTTACTGCATGCATTTTCACAAGGACATACCTATGATAGACAGAGGGAATAAGTTGCCCAAGGTTAACAACTGAAACCTGAGCATGGACCTCCAAATATTTTCTAGTCAATATGTCCCACTAGGTGGTAAGTACTTGGCTAGGATTCATTCAAGCTCCTTTGAGTAACTACTAATGGCATGTTCTCTAACAACCATGTTTCATCTCAATAAGTGGCTCCTAAATACTCAAAGCACCAGAATAAATCATATATAGATAAAAAAGAATAGCATTTTTAGAATGAAAATGGTTTCATTTtccattaatttattaataacagTAAAGTATCACATCATGTTGTCACCCAAGAACCaaagcttcattaaaaaaaaaaattgcatgctTGGTTATACAAATATGCATCTATTTGTTTGAGGTAATCCAATGTGACCATTTTACCAAAAGATGTAAATATTACAAACCTGGAAGAGATGGTGAAAACTGTGCCATTGGAGAACCATGATTACTTGGAGATGTGAAATAATCTTGTCTAATCTGATTACTAGCCTCGCTCCTCTTCCTGCTATCAGAGAACGCTGCCATTGGGTCTGTATAAAAATCAAACCTTGGAGCACGTGACTCCTCCTGCACTGCCATAGTTGCAGAGGTTTCAAGCAATGGATTGGAAAGGGAAACAGGCACAGTGAGACTTGCAACATTACTAGAAGCTTCAGTCTGATCAGCTTGCATGCGCATTGCTTTCagtctttctcttctcttctctgaATCCTCCATTTAACCTCACTGATCAAAACAGTAGCCACAGCTCATTCCCTGGTAGACATGAACTAATATTAACAAAGAGCCACCCAGCTTGATGCAAAAATTCATGCTTCTACTTTTATCACAAAACTGGATAACAAAATGAGTAAACTGATATTGAAGTTCAAAAAATAGCAAGCAGGGTTTAACACTTTCATCACTGCTTTCCCCTCCGCGTCTCTCTCTATCTGCATTTATTTAGATGCAtaagaaagacaaagaaaagatGTACACTCAATGACTCAATCAACAACTACTCTCACTTATGCTGTTGTATCCCTATAAGAAAAGAATGATCCATATAGAAAAACTGGTGACATGAGTTTTGGCATGCAAAATTATGAAAGAAGACTGAGCttcttgtattttatttatataattaagcATGTCGGTTTTTATTgctaaatttaacaaaaagcgCTGGCATATTATCAAAAACTTTGCATTTTACACAGGTTTTAAAGTGCTTGCAATGTTCAAAAGCTtttaaaaagggaaagaaacaTCAACAATAATCATATTAAAAATTCACTTTCAGACTGTCTCATGTCCCCATAATTTCAATGACTTAAAAGGGAAAGGTAACACAATAACATTAAAGAAAATCTCCCAGGTATATCTGTCATGAAGCAAACCACAACAAATGCTTATTTTTAGCCCCTGGGCCCAGTGTATATAGGTGGTAAAGAGATAGGACTGGGATAAATCTTTGGTTTGAAACTGGCAcagtaaaacaataaaaaaggcACTACGGGAGGAAGGGGGTGTGGGCTATGGGTGGCATGTGGCAGAACTACAAGACAGGAAGCGAACCATTGGACTGAATCAAAGCACCTAACTACCTTATCTATCAAACATGGTAAAGACAACCCatccaaaaaatttcaaggagaagaaaaatccaCCATGTTTAATCACTAATGCTGAAGGTTCTGCTTCACCACAGATATGGCCTTATTGTTTCCAACATAATCAATGAAACACTAAATTGTAACACCAAAATAATTCAATTCTATCATAAATTAGGCAGTGAAAAGGGTTGTAGTGATATATACACTACATTATGTATTGAGAATCAAAAGGTAACCTCCCAGCAAAAGCATGTTTTGCTACAAGCCTACAACCCCTCAAAATTTCTAATACAAAGGTGTCATAGACGACAATAAAATGGATGAACTCATAAAAGATCTTCTATTagtatttaaaaatcaaatgagaGAGAATTAACTTTATTTCAGTATCAATAATAGTGTACATAATATTTGCTACATCACAGTCCACAAGTGTCGTGGCCacgaattttttttccaatcccATATATTGTTTAATAACGGCCAATATTAGCTGGTAATGGTTGTCAGCCTGTTATTGATTGTTACTTTGTGGACATATGCCAATACCAGAGTTCTACTGGTATTGCATCAAAATCAGCCAATATCGATACCAGCCACCCAAAAATCCAATATAAATAAGCCATTGCAATACGTAAGGAGCTAATATCAAATTCTGTCTTAGATGCACTCACATAAAACTAGGCCATTAGAAATATGCAatagggcaaaacttaggtacagttaCTTAGGTATTGTACCTTAGGTCCCGCCAATTTTGCATTGGCCAATAAACCACGTGGTTAAAATTCAATTGTCTTTACAGAAAATATATTCTGCATTAATACAGCAAAATGGTTGATTTTGATTGGAAATTCTAAGGCACAGCATCTAAGAAATACACCAAAAAACAGTCTTTTGGACTTGCCTCTAGCCAATAAAACCTACGGAAAACTGTCCCCTACAGCGAATACCAGTTGCCGGGTAATCCTGACGGGCTAAGTAGCTTATGCTAatatacttatcaaaaaaaaaaaaagtagtttatGCTAATACCCGGAgttgtacctaagttttacccTGTGCAATAAATCTATGCTAGCATGACATAAACAACCTTAAACAGAAACATAAAACTTAGCTACCTATATGAGCCCTAGAATTCAACCATTagaacatcaacaacaacaacaaaagttaCTCTAACACCAATACCAATTGTTTATTTGCTTGCCACGAAATTCATCAAATTGCTATGATAAACAGTTACAGCAGGTGAAACTGTAAAAATTTCAAGAGAGTTGGATGAAATAAAGCATAACCAAATAGCAAATAGGAAAATCAAGCAATGAAAAGCCACGGATGaagaggggttttttttttggggggggggggggtatacCTTAAAAAGCTCGAAGGCAGTGAGAAACTTGAGTAAATTGGATCGGGCCGTACTGGATTTCTCGGTGTAATTCAAGCTCGTACAGGGTGCACATTCATGGAACCGAAACAATATTTTTGAAAGTGCTTTCGAAAGGTTGCTGAAGAAagcagaaaaaaataataataaaaacaaaacaggTTTGAGGAACTGTAGGTGATGTTGCAGAAAAAAGAGGAGGATATATTAGATTGGAGACAAAGAAGATGAGATTGagttccttttatttttaaccGTTGGATCATTTTCTTGCCAAGTGTCATTCATCGAAATAAAAACTGGAGAAAAATGGAGGGATTTAAACGGGAGGGGAGCCGGACCCTGAGGAATATGATACAATCGTGGGCATTGGCCGGGCATTGGTGATTAAAACGCACAGTTTTACTCTCtgtttgtttgttcttttttttttgggaaattacttaaaagaaaaagttaaactTTCAAACCTGTTTTGAATTATCTTCTTGGAATTTATTATATGGGGGTATTGATTGAAGAGACTATTTATGCGTAATTTGTCACTAGACTTACTAGAGATAGGGACAAATTTTCGTTATAAAGTTAATTACAGTCTAAGGTTACAactttatactatttttttattgaatgtgaattttgacaaatacatctttttcatatattttttattcttgcaaaatatttagaacattaaagatcaataactttgtcattaataaattgtttcacTTATAAGTTCTTATAGTTTataattatgcataaaatataagtttataaatcatataataaataagatccgattgatataaaaattgacatgtgtattaagagtgtcaagaatatgcaattcaataGTAAGATTTTCTAAATatgtataattatttattttattgaataatgtTGTAACATTAGGCTATAACCAactttgtaactaaattttgtcttatAGATAGTAACAtagtgaggttttttttttattatagaataTTATGTATTTTAACACATACATATAGGAAGAGTGGAGAAAGTCTTAAAGAACTGACAGTGATGTATATCCAAAACGGCATAATTCTTTAATACACAGAAACATAGTGAGTTTAAAAAGATGATTCCAAACCAGTTTGAAACTAAACTttgttttacataaaaataccctTGATTTATGATTTAATATGATTTATAACATATTAAAATGTATGATGTGTCATATTGGTGGTTTAGcctactcaaaaaaaaaaaaaaaaattagtgtcttacactattattatttattattattgtcaatTAAGGTCTCAAACTTAATGAAGGTTGAAGCCCTTGTGTTAATAACAcaatgatattataaaaataggCCGACTAAATACTGTATTTTATTTCTAGGCCTATAACTTAAGCACGTAACCCAAATGTTTCTAACTTAACTAATCTAATTTGATACCATATTAAGCCTTTATCTCAATTAGcccttgtgagttgtgacattGTCAATTAAATgctgtttttttaatataaatcaaatactctattttaaaaaagaaatattatgtacacaatattttcacaataaatcttaagtgacaggttagtattggttgttattattgggacaaaaaagtaatttcagtgataggttcaaatttgaaccaataataactaaccacctatgatttgttatgaaaatattattgacATAGCACTTCtcattttaaaatgatattgttataatttattaaaatttatttttttaatgataaagtGGTTTCTGCAAGTGACAATTGATGGAAACGAGGCAAAGGGattaattttttctcatttatgaTAGTTTATATTA
This genomic interval carries:
- the LOC142618384 gene encoding protein SICKLE isoform X1, which codes for MEDSEKRRERLKAMRMQADQTEASSNVASLTVPVSLSNPLLETSATMAVQEESRAPRFDFYTDPMAAFSDSRKRSEASNQIRQDYFTSPSNHGSPMAQFSPSLPAGPRNPGMTLPPAHQIQTSSSPNQMMYQAQGSYYNSGPHRSPIGTASPFSMHLRTPEVWNGPMNPSNYRFPSNPSRGGHLPSPGFGPRGSPHFNTGQGRGHWVSHSPSPGSRHGGSPSPGSGRGGGRWYGSSMSPGLGQSSGRGRGSHAHLLTLERFYNESMLEDPWKLLEPVVWRSVSALVNSLNTPTSPKSWITKSPITKRPKVSEFSNKSSSQPSLAEILAASFNESVNDASST
- the LOC142618384 gene encoding protein SICKLE isoform X2, with protein sequence MEDSEKRRERLKAMRMQADQTEASSNVASLTVPVSLSNPLLETSATMAVQEESRAPRFDFYTDPMAAFSDSRKRSEASNQIRQDYFTSPSNHGSPMAQFSPSLPGPRNPGMTLPPAHQIQTSSSPNQMMYQAQGSYYNSGPHRSPIGTASPFSMHLRTPEVWNGPMNPSNYRFPSNPSRGGHLPSPGFGPRGSPHFNTGQGRGHWVSHSPSPGSRHGGSPSPGSGRGGGRWYGSSMSPGLGQSSGRGRGSHAHLLTLERFYNESMLEDPWKLLEPVVWRSVSALVNSLNTPTSPKSWITKSPITKRPKVSEFSNKSSSQPSLAEILAASFNESVNDASST